CAGGGGCGCAACAGTGCAGCAGCGCAGCAGTGCAGCAGTGCAGCAGTGCAGCGATGTGGGGGGCCCGCACTCAGCCCGGCGTGAACCCGATGCTGCGGCGCTGGCGCACCTCGGGCTTGAGCCGGTGCTCGGCTTCGAGCTGCTCGAGAAACTCGTCGGCCGCCAGCGTGGTGGCCAGCACCTCGGCCTGGCGGCGCACGGCGGCAAAGTCGCCCGGCGTCAGGGCATCCAGCGCGGCCAGACGGCTGCGCCGGGCCTCGGTGAGCGCGGCGGGGTCGCCGCCCAGCGCCTCGGCCACGAACATGCGCTCGCGCTGCGCGCGCTGCAGCGGCAGAAAGCGGATCTTGAACGCGAAGCGCCGCAGCGCCGCCTCGTCGAGCTGCTCGAACAGGTTGGTGGTGGCGATGAAGATGCCGGCGTAACGCTCCATGCCGGCCAGCATCTGGTTGACCTCGGTGACCTCGTAGGCGCGCTCGGCGCGCTGGCGGCTGCGCAGAAAGCTGTCGGCCTCATCGAGCAGCAGCACGGCCTGCTCGGCCTGCGCCTCGGCAAACATGCGCGCCATCGCCTGCTCGGTCTCGCCAACGAACTTGCTCATCAGGTCGGACGCCAGGCGCACCATCAGCGGCCGGCCCAGGCGCTCGGCCACATGCTCGGCCAGCGCGGTCTTGCCGGTGCCCGGCGCGCCGTGCAGGCACAGCGTGCCGTGGCCACGCAGGCGCAGCGCCTCGACGATGCGCGACACCTCGTAGCGGCATTCGAGGTTCAGCAGCTCGAGCTCGTAACGCGTGACCACCGGCCGCGCGCGGCTGGCCGAATCAACGCCCAGCGCGCGGTCGGCATGGCCCAGCTGGCGCTCGATCATGGCCTCCAGGCCCTGACCGGGGCTTTGATCGTGGCCCGCCAGGCGGGCAAAGCGCACCGCGGTGCGGATCTGCGCCGGCGTCAGCGCCCGGCGCTCGGTGAGCCGGGCCACCAGCGCGTCGCTGACCGGCGCGCCTTCGAGCGCGCGGCGCACCAGCGCATCGCGCGCGCCGGGCGGCGGGCTTTTCAGCTCGAGGTGGTACTGGAAGCGGCGGCGAAAGGCCGGGTCGATCTGCTCGATGCGGTTGGTGATCCAGATCACCGGCACCGGGTTGCTCTCGAGCACCTGGTTGACCCAGGCCTTGCCCGACACGCTGGCGTGGCCGCCCTCGCTGGCGCCACCACCGGCATCGAAGCGCGCCATCCACTGCGCGGCGTCGGCGGCCAGCGGTGGAAACACGTCTTCGACCTCGTCGAACAGCAGGGCCACGCCGGGCGTTGCGCTGGCGGCGGCCTCGCGCAGGGCGGGCGCGGCACCCTCGGGGCCGCGGCGGTCACCGGCCAGCACCACCTGGCTGACCTGCAGCGAGCGGTAGCGGTCGCGCCCGCTCAGCGCATGGCCGTCGCGGTCGGCGTACTCCACCTCGTACAGCGCCAGGCCGGCGGCCTGGGCGCACACCTTGGCCAGCTCGGTCTTGCCGGTGCCCGGCGGGCCGTACATCAGCACATTGACCCCCGCCGCGCCCTGGGCCACGGCATTGGCCAGCAGACGGGTGAGCACCTGCACATCGTCGGCCACGTAGCTGAAATCGGACGGCGCGAGCGCGCTGCGCGCGGCCGGGCGGGTGAACACCGCCATCAGCTCCTCGGGGCCCTGGTACTCGCGCATCAGCACCGGCGGCAGCTGGTCGCTGACCTTCATCAGGTCGGCCAGGTCGGTGATGTTGTGCTCGGAGATCAGGTTCTCGACCATGCCGATGCGCTCGAGCCGGCTGCCGGCGCGCAAGGCCTCGGCCACCTCGCGCTGGTCGACCCCCGCCACCGCGGCAATCGCCGCATAGGCCTCGTGGGCATTGCTGACCTTGAACTCGACCAGCAGGCCGCGCAGTTCGCGCTGGTAGCGCGCCAGGGTGCCGTAGAGCAGCACCGCGCGCTCGGCGGCATTGAGCTGCAGCAGCTGCGCCAGCGCGTCGATGTTCTTCTGCACCTGGGTGTGCTGCTTCTTGAGGTCGCGCGCCAGCCATTCGCAGCTGGCGGCCAGCACGGCGGCAAAGTCTTTCGGCGCGTCCTTCAGGTACTCGTCGAGGTAGAAAAACAGCGTGCCTTCTTCGTAGGGCCCGCGCCAGGGGCCGTGGCGGCGGATGAAACCGGCGTCATCCAGCGCCTGGTGGCCGCGCCACAGCGCATGGCCCTCGCAGCGCCGGCCCAGGTAGGCACGCAGCCGGCCCAGCACGGCCGGCGGCCAGGCCAGGTGGCGGCCCACCAGGGTGAGCAGGCTGGCACCGTCGCGCCGCAGGTTGAACTGGCCGCCATGGCGCACGGTGAGCGCCAGCACGAAATGCGCGCAAAGGCGGTCGAGCACCGGCGACTCGGCCATGCCCGGCGACAGGATCCACTGCGATGCACCGTGCCCTCGCGCCACGCCGCGCCCTCCCCCGCTGACCGGGGTTGCGCCCCGCCCGCACCAGCGGCCGGCAAGGCACCGTGGCGGGGCGATCTTGGCCCAGGCCGGGGCGCAGGGCAAGCCGGCGGCCGGCGCGCCGGCTCGGGCCGCCCGGTCAGAAGGCTCAGTGCAGCACGACCGGCTGCTGCGCCAGCGTGGTGAAGCTGCCGATGAACTCGTCCAGCGCCTCGGGATCGGGCCCTTGCGCCACCAGCGCCTGCACGCCCTGCTGGAACGACGCCGCCACCGCACCCTGGATGAAGATCTCCTTGCGCGCCAGCTTGTCGACGATCTCGTAGCCGCCCAGGCGCGGCGGCGCCGGCACGGTGGGGCTGACGTCGGCGGCGGCGGCCTCGGTGGGCTCGACCGCGGCCGACGGGGCGGCGGCTGGCGCGGCGGCCACCAGCGGCGCGGCCGCGACGGCGTCGCCGCTGAGGTCGAAGGCCACGACGACGAAGTGATCCGAGTTGTAGAGCATCTGCATGGTGAAACTCCTTTGACCTGCAGCTGGGGCCGCCGCCGCGGCTTTCAAGCCGGTGGCAGGCGCCCGGTCAAGGGGGTGGACAGCGGGCCTGGGCCGCGGCGGCGCTCACGGCGGCGGCGCCGGCTCGGCCGCCAGCAGCAGATCGAGCACCTGGCCGCTGCGCAGCAGCGTGAAGCGCAGGCGCGCCGGCCAGTGGCCGCGTGCGGGGTCGAGCCAGGCCTCCACGCGCAGGCCCTCGGGCCTGGGCGGCTCGCGCCGCCAGTGCGCCAGGGTCAGGCTGCCCAGCGGGGTATGGAGCGACGGGTGACCGTCAAGCTGCCAGTGCCAGGTCTCGGCCCAGCCGCGCGCATCGGCCACGAACACCCGGATGCCGCCGGCCGGCGGCGTTTCGGGCGCCGCGGCCACGATGGCGGTCAGCTGGGCCAGCACGCTCAAGCGGTCTTGCGTGCCGGGCAGCAGCGCAAAGTCGATGCGCGGGCCCGAGAAGCCGATGCGGCCGGTGTCGCGGCGAAAGTTGGCGGCGCGCCAGCCGCGGCCGCGGCGTCGGTCGGTGAAGCGCTCGGGCGCCAGGCCGGCGCTGTCGAAACCGCCGGTGCTGGCCTGCTCCAGCAGCGGCCGGCCGCCGGCCTGGGCCTCGAGCTGCAGCGTGTAGCGCCGGCCATCGTGGCGCAGCAGCAGGCGCGCTTCACCACGGGCCGGCGGCGCGGTGCCGTCCCCTGCGGCATCGGCCTGGCCGCTGCGCACCTGGTAGCGCAGCAGCACCGGCAGCGGCACCCGCGTGGCGTACACCGGCGGCGGCGCGCCATCGGCCGGCGGCGGCGGGGCGGACTCGGCGTCGGGTTCGGCATCGGTGGCGGCGTCGGCGGCGGCGTCGGGCGCGGCCGGCGCCGCGGCGGCGGCCGGGCGCTGCGCCAGCCAGGGGGCGGCGGCCTCGCCGGGGGCCGCGGCATCGTGCGCGGGTGGCCGCGGGCCATCGGCGGCGGCGGGTTCGGGCCGGGCTGCGGCGCCAGGGGGCGGGCGGGTCGGGGTCGGGGCCTGGGCCGGCTGGGCGTGGCGCTCGGCGGGGGGCGGGCCGGGCGGCGGCGGCCGGTGGCGCGGTGTCGGCCATCCGGGCCAGGGCAGCGGGCGGCGCCAAGGCCGGTGGCACCAGCAGCATCGGCCGCGGCGCCGGGCCCGCGCCGCTGCCGCTGGGCGGCGTGCCCGCCAGCCAGTGCGCGATCAGCAGGCCGTGCGCCGCCAGCACCAGGCCTGCCAGCAGCAGCAGGCGCGGCCATGGCCGCCGGCCGGGCGGCGGCGGCTGGCGGGCATGGGGGGGTGGCGCGCGCATCGGACAATGGTGCCAAATCCGGCGGGCCCCGCGGCCCGGCCCGCGGCACCGCGCCGCGCACGACAGAACGCGCCCGACAGTCCGCGCCCGACAGAACCGCCCAAGACCGCCCAAGACCGCACCACCACGATGAAACTCGCCACTTACAAGGATGGCTCGCGCGACGGCCAGCTGCTGGTCGTCTCGCGCGACCTCAGCACCGC
The genomic region above belongs to Aquabacterium sp. OR-4 and contains:
- a CDS encoding AAA family ATPase, with translation MAESPVLDRLCAHFVLALTVRHGGQFNLRRDGASLLTLVGRHLAWPPAVLGRLRAYLGRRCEGHALWRGHQALDDAGFIRRHGPWRGPYEEGTLFFYLDEYLKDAPKDFAAVLAASCEWLARDLKKQHTQVQKNIDALAQLLQLNAAERAVLLYGTLARYQRELRGLLVEFKVSNAHEAYAAIAAVAGVDQREVAEALRAGSRLERIGMVENLISEHNITDLADLMKVSDQLPPVLMREYQGPEELMAVFTRPAARSALAPSDFSYVADDVQVLTRLLANAVAQGAAGVNVLMYGPPGTGKTELAKVCAQAAGLALYEVEYADRDGHALSGRDRYRSLQVSQVVLAGDRRGPEGAAPALREAAASATPGVALLFDEVEDVFPPLAADAAQWMARFDAGGGASEGGHASVSGKAWVNQVLESNPVPVIWITNRIEQIDPAFRRRFQYHLELKSPPPGARDALVRRALEGAPVSDALVARLTERRALTPAQIRTAVRFARLAGHDQSPGQGLEAMIERQLGHADRALGVDSASRARPVVTRYELELLNLECRYEVSRIVEALRLRGHGTLCLHGAPGTGKTALAEHVAERLGRPLMVRLASDLMSKFVGETEQAMARMFAEAQAEQAVLLLDEADSFLRSRQRAERAYEVTEVNQMLAGMERYAGIFIATTNLFEQLDEAALRRFAFKIRFLPLQRAQRERMFVAEALGGDPAALTEARRSRLAALDALTPGDFAAVRRQAEVLATTLAADEFLEQLEAEHRLKPEVRQRRSIGFTPG
- a CDS encoding BTH_I0359 family protein, whose amino-acid sequence is MQMLYNSDHFVVVAFDLSGDAVAAAPLVAAAPAAAPSAAVEPTEAAAADVSPTVPAPPRLGGYEIVDKLARKEIFIQGAVAASFQQGVQALVAQGPDPEALDEFIGSFTTLAQQPVVLH